GCACCTTGCCGTCATTGAAGTCCTCTGCGGCCTGCGCGCGGGACACGGTGATGGATTGCCCCAGCACGTCGTCGGCGCGGCCGTCTCCGTTGATGAAACTGACGCAGTCCCGGCCGTACTTACGGATCAGGGCGCTCAGCAGCAGGCTCTGTGTGGCTTTGTACTCCGTGAAGAACAGGACGGAGCGGCCGTTGAAGCGCGTTTCGAGGGTGTCCATCACCGTCTGGATTTTCGTTTCCTGCGTGACGCGGTCGGCGAGGTCCAGCAGTTCCTGAAGGCGCTGGCGTTCGTTCGTCATCAGCGTCAGGCCGCCGCCCCACTCCCCTACCAGCTCTTCGAGGGCACTGACGGCGTCCACATCACCGTTCTGCAGCAGGTCCTCGTAGGCCTTGGTGGCTTCCTCGGCGCTGCGGATCAGTCCGTCGACCTTCGCGGCCCGGCCCCGCAGGGCGCGGCGAACGGCAGCAACAGAGCTCGAGGCCAGTTTTTGCAGGGCAATCAGCACCAGCCAGATCACGCTCTGATCGCGGGCGCTGGTCAGGGTGGCGGCGTAGGCCTGGCCGGTGGTGATGAACTCCGTGAGCTTGTCGTAGAACTGGGCTTCCTCAGGGGAGTAGACGTATTCCTCACTGCTCACCAGAGGCGGCTCGAACAGCCGCCGCCCCTGCAAGTCGGTGACGGTCTGCTTGTTGTTGCGGATCACGGCCTGCGGGAACTTCGTGAGTTGCGCGCTGAGGTCGACCTCGGTACTGAACAGGTCCGGGCGGAGCAGTTCGAGCAGCGCCGCGAACCCATGATCTTTACCGCGGTGTGGTGTGGCCGTGAACAGCAGCAGGCCGCCGATCTTGCCGTGCTCCTGGAGCTTGGCGAGGAGTTGGTACCCCAGGGTCGCACCGGTCGCCTCATCCACGTTGAGGTGGTGGGCCTCGTCGACAATTACGAGGTCCCATGGCTCCGCTTCTAAGAGTCGGGCATGCCGTCCTTTGCGGTCGTCCCGGAGGGTCTGCATGGAGGCGATTACCTGCTGGTGAATGTCCCAGTAGGTCGCGCCGGACTTGGCCGTGGGGGCGTCCTGCTCGGGGCTGTACACCGTGAGTCGGATGTCGAACATTCGTTTCATCCGGTCCTGCCACTGCCCGGTCAGTGAGGCGGGCGCAAGGATCAGCAGGCGGGTCACCTGACGGCGGCTCAGGAGGGGCCAGAGGATCAGCCCCGCTTCGATCGTCTTACCAAGCCCGACGTCATCGGCGATGAGCCAGCGGGGCGGCCAGGTGTTCAGCACGCGGTGGCAGACCCACAGCTGATGCGGCAGCAACGCGATGCGTGAGCGTGAGAAAACGCCCCACGTGTCATTCAGGGCCGTGATGAGCTCCGCTTGAATGCGGAGCTGCGCTTCCACCGGGGAAGAGAGCTGGCCGGTCCGCAGAGCTTGCAGAGCGGTGGTGCGACTCCAGAGGTCCGACAGGAGGACTTCCTGCAGGCCACTGTCGAACCGGACGACGGCCGTCGGGTCGTCGACCATGACCACGGTGCCCACGCCGTAGGCCGCGTGCGAGACCTGATCGCCTTTCCTGAGTGTCATTCAGAACCTCCGAACAGGGGGCGGCCCAGCACCCGATATTGCAATGCCAGCGCGGTCGTGTCGTCCCGTCCGCTGCCCAGCAGGATGTGAAGCGGCAGGTCATAGTGGCCACCGAAAGTCGCCTGGGCCTCTCCGAGAGTCTGCGCCAGATGGGTGTAGATGCCGCGCGAGGCCGCCTCTACGTCGTCCCCGGGCAGGGGTCGATGTGTCAGCTCGGACATCAGCAGGCGCACGCGGCGGGTAGGCACGTAGGCCAGTGGGGCCAGCTTGGGGTTGCTGAGGACGCCTCCCCGCAGCAATTCACGGACGACGAACGGCGCGCCCATGCCCAGCGTACGCGTGAGCGGTGGGGCTTCGATGCCGCTGCCCTGCAGGTCGGGGTTCACGTTGGGCGCCAGCAACAGCCGCAGTGATCGCGACTCCGCGTACTCCATCTGGAGTAGCACCTCCACGTAGGTATCGAGCCAATGACCGAGCTGGTAGAAACCCACGAAGCCGCGCATCCACTGGTAGTACTTGAGCACCTCAGCGTCCCCGGTAAGGTAGGTGCGCAGCGACGCCATCCAGTGGTCATCCGTCGCCACCGGGCCGCTGTAGGCGTCCAGCCACCCTTTCTCGGCGCACAGGGCCAGGAAGTTGCGGTGGGCTTCGGGCATGGTGCGTCCCATGCTCTGCAGGCTGCCCAGCATCAGCAGGGAGAGCCAGGACCGGCGGCGCACCGGGCAGTCACTGTCGTACTCCGGTGCTGTCACGAAGGGGACGCCGCTGGGATACAGGCGTTCGTTGTACCGCTGGATTTCGGCGGCGCTCTCCTGCCGCCACCAGTTCGCCAGGCGGTGAAGGAAGTCAGGCGGGATGCGCAGCGCCTGCTCGTTGTCCTCGTCCTCGTCCGTCGCCTGATCTGGCGGCGTGTGCGTAGGGGCATCGAACACTATTTTGGTCTGGCGTAGCGCATTGAGTACGTCCCGCTGCTGCGACTCCTCGAGTTCGCTCCACTCCGGCAGCCCGAGGAGTTGCGTGGACTCCAGCCAGCTTCCCGTAAGGCGCTGGCGGAGCATCATCAGGATGAGGCCGCTCGGCACCTGGTTGGCGATGTAGTTCAGCGCAGCAAGTCGGGCTCGGCTCTTGGCTGCGAGCAGCCAGTTCACCGTCTGTTCGTGACTGGCGTCTCCGCGCAAGCGGCGGAAGAGGACAACGCCAGCCGCGTCGTAGGCATCGGCGAGTTGTGCACTGGCTGGTGCGAAGGCGAAGCGCGCCGCCTCATCGCCGTCTCTGGCCGCCATCAGCAACTGTCCCGGAGGGGCGTACCCACCCGCCCGCGTCTGGAAGGTCAGGGTGTCCAGCCAGTCGGAGACGGCTTCGTCCTCTCGCAGATCATTGGCTATTTCCTCGCTCAGCACAGGGGCAAGCCACGAGGCCTGCTCAGGCCCCACCCGACGGTCGGGAAGCAGTGTCCTGAGCACTTCCGGCAGAGTCAGTTCGTCTTGTGGAACGGGAAGACCCAGCCGCTGCAAGACCCGCACCGTGTCCGGGCTCAGCAGCCCCTGGGTCGGGTAAGCCTGGCGGAAGGCCGCGTGTCGGCCCAGTTGCGCCAGCAGCGCTGGGGAGAAGCCGAGGGTGCGCGTTCCGGCCTGA
Above is a window of Deinococcus sp. LM3 DNA encoding:
- a CDS encoding SNF2-related protein — its product is MTLRKGDQVSHAAYGVGTVVMVDDPTAVVRFDSGLQEVLLSDLWSRTTALQALRTGQLSSPVEAQLRIQAELITALNDTWGVFSRSRIALLPHQLWVCHRVLNTWPPRWLIADDVGLGKTIEAGLILWPLLSRRQVTRLLILAPASLTGQWQDRMKRMFDIRLTVYSPEQDAPTAKSGATYWDIHQQVIASMQTLRDDRKGRHARLLEAEPWDLVIVDEAHHLNVDEATGATLGYQLLAKLQEHGKIGGLLLFTATPHRGKDHGFAALLELLRPDLFSTEVDLSAQLTKFPQAVIRNNKQTVTDLQGRRLFEPPLVSSEEYVYSPEEAQFYDKLTEFITTGQAYAATLTSARDQSVIWLVLIALQKLASSSVAAVRRALRGRAAKVDGLIRSAEEATKAYEDLLQNGDVDAVSALEELVGEWGGGLTLMTNERQRLQELLDLADRVTQETKIQTVMDTLETRFNGRSVLFFTEYKATQSLLLSALIRKYGRDCVSFINGDGRADDVLGQSITVSRAQAAEDFNDGKVRFLVSTEAAGEGIDLQRACHTLIHVDLPWNPMRLHQRVGRLNRYGQTRRVEVLSLRNPGTVEALIWDKLNGKIQNIMRAFDAVMDEPEDLLQLVLGMTSPRLFDRLFSEGQRVGRSNLGDWFDQQTAQFGGQDVLKTVRDLIGHSASFDYQQTSSLIPRVDLPDLLPFFRLALRHNSRLLREEGDLMHFKTPEQWMGLGVLREYKNLAFFRGGDRGDVAGVGHKVVDAALQQSRGLQANVALTHWTGLNAPLYVFRVADRVTTSPSARRTFIGRLMSAEPRWLRDWELLQLLNDIKAGPDAPANPGLMQALADMLEDETSVLTKQLPDFNLDYAAPLVEPYAIFAPLPQ